In Hippoglossus hippoglossus isolate fHipHip1 chromosome 19, fHipHip1.pri, whole genome shotgun sequence, the DNA window ACTGTTATGgacgtctgtctctgtcttgtAGAACTACAGCGAGCTGATTCCGGGCACCACAGTAGGAACACTGTCCAACGACTCAGGCAACGTGATTCAGCTCATACTGAAGGCCTATGCTgtgagttacacacacacacacacacacacacacacacacacacacacacacacacacacacacacacacacacacacacacacacacacacacacacacacacacacacacacacacacacacacacacacacacacacacacacacaccaaggctAGACAGTGTTTGAGGAGGTGACATGTGCTTGTTAACACACACCCTGTCTGAGTCACACACGCCGTTAAGGCAAAGTTGGCCGAAGAGTCAAGCTGACCATATGTAGGAGATTGCTGGCTGCACTTCATTGTTCATGGTTTACTCAAGTTTACTTTGCAGAGATCAGACGAATGAGCTAAAAAAGTATTATATCGTTACCTTCTTGTTTTTACAGGTGTACGTACAGACGTGTGTGTTAATATGTGCGCTTGTGTTTGTACATCCAAGTAAACACTGTGTATGAATGAGTCTGCGTGTAATGAGAGAAGGAAATTCTTTAATTACAGTGCAGCATGCAGACATGGGAAGAGGGAAATTATCATAACAACtgcaatataattattataattgtaaTAACTTCTTTTTGCAATCAAGACAGAGTTAAAAAGAGGTCATTTCCTTAATATCCCAACCAAATATGAAACCTAGTGAGATTTTAACCTTGTGATGCAGTTCTCCACACTCTCCTTTTTATGTGCACGggttgtttttgatttttgtttttttgatgttGCCAGAAAATCCGTTCCaaggtggagctggagctccAAGACGTCCCGGAGGAGCTGTCTCTGTCCTTCAACGCCACCTGTCTGAACGGGGAGGTCATCCCGGGCCTCAAGTCCTGCTCTGGGCTCAAGATAGGAGACACGGTCAGCTGAGCTTCACATACTTCATCTCTGATTAGGAAAATTAATCTACTCATTTTCAACTACTGAAAATTACTTATAGTTGCCTATGGACAATTTTCAGCAAAATTTGTTTCACATTCAGCCCTGAAAAGTTATTTCCTGATGATGTGAAACTAATTTGATATAATTCTTCCAGTTAGTGTGGTTTCTTTAGAAGACATTATGTCAGCTCCCTATAAGAAGaccataaaatataaaaaaataagaaaaactcaAACTTAAACTCAAATAAGATGGCTTGTATACAATACAATACTCACAGCTCTCAGGCCATTTTTTCTACTATCTGTCTGTGAGggttaaaaaataatatcacaCTAGTGGCCGTTACCACATCTTGATTCTTAAAATAACCACTTCCATGTGttatttttccttctcttttcgGTCTCTTTCCATTTCCCTTCTTGCTGCAATCTACATGTGGGATTTTCCCCTTTCTTCAGATGATGGAAAGAAGTGGATCAGCACCGTCTCTGAACTTGTTCTTCTCAGtccatgttttcattgtctttccaCACTTCTCCTGCCAACTCCATTTAGAGTAAATTGCTGTGAGGGCTCTTTCTCCGtccctgttttgcattttttctCTATCACAGCCTCTTTGGCTCCTTTCCTTGTTCTCTCCTCACTCCAGGTGACATTTTTTGGCCTCcgcacatttctttctttctttctttctctctctctgcttcagctcCTCTTGTTTCTTCCATATATGGTCGTTTCAACAGATGTGGTAACTGCCCACTTTTGGACGTCCAGATTTGGATGCAATGTTGAACGAACAATTACTTTGACGAAATACATATGGAGGCAATCTCTATGTCATAAGTGTGTGCCAAAAGTGATTAGATAAAGCCGAGAACTAGAGTGGCTATTAAATGAACATCAAACGGACCATTACAGTGCTTTTACATGTTAGTTAATCCACACCAGGGAGATACAGAAGTTTTAAAAGTTACCATGTCTCGGATGCAGAATCTCTCAAATCTTTTTATCCACAAACAGTTGACATTGTACAACTTCGATTCCCTCCTGTCACCCAGGTCTCTTTCAGTGTGGAGGCCAGAGCTCGCGGTTGCcccaaagagaagaagaaaaccttcATCATCAAACCCGTGGGCTTCAAGGACTCCCTGTCCATCACCGTGTCCTTCGAGTGCGACTGCAAGTGCCAGGCCAAGGCCCAGCTCGACAGCCCCAAATGCAACCAAGGCAATGGCACCTACGAGTGCGGCATCTGTCTGTGCCACCCGGGTCGCCTGGGGCCGCACTGCGAATGCGCGGAGGGCGACTACAGTCCCACGGAGCAGGACGGCTGCAGTGGACCCGCGGGCACTGGAGGGCCCCACTCTGCCATCTGCAGCGGCCGTGGCGACTGCGTGTGCGGCCAGTGCGTGTGCCACAGCAGTGACTTTGGGAAAGTGTGGGGCAAGTTGTGCGAGTGTGACGACTTCAACTGCCTGCGCTACAAGGGGGAACTGTGCTCAGGTAAGATgaagtttatttaaaatgtcaggaaatagTAAAAAAATAGGTTCAGGATTATGTGACAAGTggcttgttttcatttgattcaaCTAATCCATGGATCACTGGAGCTTTAATGAGAACATTTCACTCAACAAAGTCATTGATGAAGCAACGTTAACAGGTTTCGGCTTCTCAAATGTAAGGATTTGCAGCTTTTGTCGTACATCATTAGacattgaatacatttttgtttgtctgttggtgggataacaaaaacaagtaagaTTGATGtgacttttttaaagtttgatcaGGAGATTAATACAACTCTCAGACACATGTTAAACATGCCTGTGGTGCCAGCAGTGTATTATAGGTCAGCGATTATAAATCTGCAGGTCTAGCTATTTCCCCCTGTTACCAGTCtaaacaaagcagcagcttcatattGAACAGTCAGATATCATCTCATCTAACTCTGGACAAGAAAAACATATTCCCCAAATATTAAACTGTTccttttacattatttttacatGGCAGCCGGGGTTGGGAGTCTCCTTCACCACACTGACTTGACACCCACCTCATCTGGGAAGAATTACAGAGAATAACAAAGCTCCCTTCTGCCCGGGACATGGGCTCCATCCACAATAAACAGAATGGTGtgacctgcagtgtgtgtgtacgtgcatgcgtgtgtgcatgcgtatGTGCTCTAAGTATTACTCATGCTGTGGGGACCTAAAACACATTATGGGCAGATCTTCATGAAGTAAATCATTGACTTTTAAGGTGAGGACGAAGAAGAGAGGTTTTAAGGTTAGGATGAGCTTTGGTTTAGGTTTGTTAAGGTCAGGATAAGTTtatggttaggttaaggttggGGTAAAGGCAAGTAGTATTGACAGTTAATGTTAAGAGGGAGagtctccaggaaattaatGTAATTGAATgtatgtcctctgaagtcatggagacgtgactgtgtgtgtgtgtatgcgccTGAGCTCAGGTTCTATGTTTCTGTCAGCCGAGCCAATATTCTGCACCTCGGACTTCAACGGGATTCGTGCACAAAGAAAACTTTCTAGATTCAGACAGTAGCTCCCTCCGGTCAGAAGGGACTCTCACTTTTCTGAAAAGTTTCTCCGGTGTGGTTGTAACTTTTAAACAGCGGCCCTGAGTTTGTGTTTGGTAACAGTTTGGAGCTTTAACTCACATCCTCGTGTTATTGTTGAGGAAAACATAATAGTGgttaaaacatgcaaacaatTCAATTGGATTGCACTGAGGATATTTTACTTGACCATTGCTAATTACCTAATTGCGAGTTTTGGCGCTGACTTCCTCATGCTCCATCACACGGTCACATATATGTCTTACCCCCACCCCGCTGATctcacacagaaatgttttgcTCTATTCCCCAAAGCCCATAGATTAACATGAAAATACCTCTCTGCTTACTCATTGGCTGATGTGGTGTAATAAGGCTAAAAATAAACCCATGTTTGGGCAGGAAAGGGGCTGGTGGGAGAGTCCTGGAAATGTTCCCTATGTACAACATGGATTTGCTGTCTTGAAATACCTGATTCTGTGCGAGGACCATTCTTCTCCACATAACGGTCTAATTAAAAGCCAGCGGGTCCTGTGGTCATGTGGTAATGACGGTTTGTTTGTGGATCATCTTTTATCCTGCCAGACTCTTTGGGGCAGCTTCCTGTCATTGTTTATCTGGGCAGCGATAGGCCACAATGTGTTCTGCAGTGTCACTCTGCGtattggcacacacacatacaaattcaTGTAACGACAACAAACCAACGCGCACAGATttactcacacatgcactgagtCATGCAGCTGAAAATAAGAGCCCTCCAGACACACCGCAGGCACACAATGATATGGGTTTTGTGTCTCGCAACAGATGCAGGAACACTTCTGCTTTTCCCGTGTTGGCGGTCGAAGCCACTGAAAACAATTGTAACATTTGTAAAGGATGTAAACATGTTGTTAGTGTTCGATGGAAACCTGGTGCTGTGTAGTTCTAGCATCTTGACATgagttttaaatatgaaaagtaCAACCCTCAATAAATATAAACCAGGACAGCTTTGTATAGCTCATGACCATAGGCAATGGCTGAAAGAACAAGGTTGTGAATACAGGCAGTATATTTTCTGTCAGGTGGCTGGGCCCAGCCTTAGAGACAGGGTGAGGAGTTCAGACATCCGGAGGGAGCTGCTCTTTCATGTTGAAAGGGGACAGATGAACTGGTTAGAGCATCTAGTTAGGGCGCCTTCCTTTGGAGGTTTACCAGTCACCCCAGGGTCGACCCAGAACTCGCTGGAGGAACTACATGTCCCATCTGGACTCGGAAGGCTTCTGGACCCCCCAGGAAGAGCTAAAGCTAGAGCTAAAATCtttctaacaaacaaacaaacaaaccaatggacaggggtgaaaacacaagctccttggcagaggttaaCGTGTCACTGCACCAGTCTGTCATGTCAGGCTGAGCGTTGAGGAACTAACTAGCTTTAATGAACAGTTTGAACAAACTGAGTGTAACACAACAATCATGTCAACCACTAAACACTACTGCTGTCTCCCTCACTCTTTCCCAGTAATGTCACACCCTCATTTTCACCCAGAATTACAAACTGTCCTTGCTTTTTATTGGTTGTTCGATTCCTCTTTTGCCATGTACCACCCGTACATCTGGGGAAATGGAAGTTATACGAGTAAACAGTCTTGTAGTGGCTTTGTCAGAGGATGTTTATGTCTTCAAATCCACCACATTTTGGTGGGTTCATAACCACATAGTCATGCTGTGCCAATGATgcagaactttattttaaattgaggTGAAGTGAAGTCAGTGAAGATGACGAAAGTCTCAGGATGAATAAGTCTGATCTAATGTCATTGAAGCACTGAACATGTTGAATATAACCTTGCATCTAATTTTGAACCTAACATTAAAAGTGAGATAAGTATTAATTTGTTATGGTTTGGTTTTTATGGCTTTAAAAACCATACAAAAGATTTTGATGGTTAAAAGTCAAAGGTAAAGGTTGCTGTGACCTCATAAACcttgtgaacgcgatatctAAGAAACACCTccagggaatcctttcaaaattggtacaaacgttcacttggtCTCCAAGATAAAATGATTAGATTTCTGTAGtctaaggtcaaaggtcactgtgacctcacaaaaccaaTATGGCCTCGTGAACGCGTTATCTTAAGAACGCCTCAAGAGGATCCTTTCAATTTGGCTCAAGGTCTGGAAAGAAAATGATGTAGACTGAAGCTGCAATGATTTGCAACCACAAGGCAGTAATTTTAGTTtctgtgtatttcattttttatttttatttctccatccCTCCCAGGCCATGGCGTCTGTAACTGTGGCTTCTGTCAGTGTGCACCGGACTGGCAGGGTGAAAACTGTAATTGCTCCAGACGCACTGACACCTGCATGTCCAACCTGGGTCTGCTGTGCAGCGGCAggggccagtgtgtgtgcgGGGCCTGCGAGTGCACTCAGCCCGGTGCCTATGGGGCCACGTGTGACAAGTGCCCCACCTGCCCTGACGCCTGTACCATGAAGAAGTGAGTCTGCTTACAGAATTCCATATTTATACATCTAGAAACTGCTGCTTAAACTAAACTGATGGCGTTTCTCTTCCTGAAGGGAGTGTGTGGAGTGTAAGCACTTCAAGAGGGGCCGCCTGTTTGAGGACAACACCTGTTCTCGAATCTGCAAGGATGAGATCGTGCTTGTGGATGAACTACGTGAGATGTTTAAAACTACAACCATAAAGAAGTTAAATAGTTGAATTTATAAGTGATTTCATAAAGTTTATGAAAGTTGCCCCCtggaatttcaaaataaaaaaaaaatgtgttaatgctGCCATCTAAAGAAAGTGTTCATTGCACTATTGGATTTTTCTTGCAGTGCTCCATGATACAAATGCCGTGAACTGCACGTACAAAGACGAGGACGACTGCGTAGAGCGTTTCCAGTACTACGAAGACTCCAGTGGCAAGTCCATCTTGTTCGTCGTCAAAGAGCCAGGTAAGAAAAAGATCCATGCTTCCTGGATATCTGACTGAACAAGCCTAACATTTAAAGCTGCTCGAATAAATAATTCAGaattttttaaaggttgaaaACTCAAATGTTATTCTGCCGACGCTGCAATCTGCATCAACTCTGCAGAGCATTTAATggtctttcagctcattgtgttGGTTTTACAGCCGACAGTTTTACTGTTTTGGTCACggttttactgttttactttaCTGATTTGCCTATTCCAGTAAAAAAGTTCTGATAAAATGGCTGTTCAGTGCCGGCTGAGCATCAAACCGCAAGCAAACAAAGACTATATTTTATAGCTGTTGGTCATAGTGAAGCGTTTAGTAGCTATGGAGCCTTTTATTCCCTCTAAAGAACTGGTGTATTAGTATAAAATAAAGACTTGAAAGAGGAATGACTGTTGGAGTATGTCCAGTTGTGTTTACAGGTTGTTCTACTGCCCCCAATTGGCCAGATATTCATACTGCTTTAAGTACAGCAACTTTTAAATGCggttaataatcataataatataactGAAGGAAGCGATGACAAATccagtaaaataaaatccacaaatacataaaataaaactatattaGTAATACCAAACATCCTCACCCTGTGAAATCCGTGTGTTTTCACTACGCCCAAGTACAAGTTGTCACTCCCCTGCTGCACGCCCTTCATCTGCTCATTAAGTGGCCAGATAGAGAGCGTGGGGGGGGTGAAACAGCCCTTTAATGACCACCAGTGCCCGCAGAGAAAGTCTGTCCCGGGGCCTGCCTTTAATGACggtgtgtgtttaatttagaCACAACTGGGTTGCAGAGAAGCGCACCAAGAAATTTGCCTTGAACGCGGAGCACCCCGCCGTGTCGAGGAGGGTCGTAAACAGCTGcccacctctcctccagcagcccGCTGACTCCACATATCCTCGGGAGGAAAGcatgagagggggagaggggggaactaagtaagaaaaatacagaaacgtgAAGCTGTACTAtgcaggagaaagaagagactCCCTAAAGTTGACTAAACATATTTCTGATAATGTTGCCTGAACAAGCATCATGATTCGTATATACGTCGTTATGATAAGGATCAAAAGGCTCCGTTGAAAAGCAGGAAATATAAGAATGTAGgaatgaggagagaggaagagcagcaaaGCTTTGATGTCGGCTGTTAAAGTTCACCCTGGTTCCCCCCATAGGTTACCTAACTACCTGCTGTACACATGTATGTACATGCAAGCACGAACTCACACTGTGACTTCCAACCATTAggaacaacacagaaaacaaacaaacagaaaatctcAATACCTTCGACCTTGCAGgtgaaataaatgataaaaagcaATTACTGATCCAGTTGCTCATTGTAAGATGCTTAATAACAAATTAAGTTTTCAGGgaatccatccatttatccatccaaATTGGGATTGAGAATCAGTTAAACTGGGAACATAGAAGCCAAACTAACTAATGAGTGACTTAACTTCTGCTGAAACTCCCAAACTTAGAAACAACTAAACCACCATCTGCAGATttaaaatgaagaattgtttaGCAGTGCACAGCTTATTACTCCTCAAAGGTTGGTTCAGAAACATAAAATAGTTGATAGTTGAATAAGTTTTCCAGAACGACTAATGATTGGAAACAcgacagtgaaaacaaagagtgattattttatttaatcatacTTTATTCCTTCTTtataatttgtgtgtttaatgtttatcttTACAATTTCCACATCGTTTTGTGGTAGCAGATTCCACGGTATAGCTCGTGCTTTGTGCAGCACAGTTGCGCTTCCGCCTGGAATGAAATGTGCTGTGGAAATAAACCTCTGCTTGCTTGGTGTGTTATTCCAGTCTTGTGTCAGAAGGCTTCATGTAGTCGTCTTGTGAGCAGCCCCTCTCGAAACCGTGCAAAACCGATTCCTGTTGAGTTTTTGCCCGACCGCAGTGAGGGGTGGGAGATTTGTGGCCTGGCAGTGTGAGCTTTCTATTTTTCCACTTCAGCCCATCCTCCTCTCCGCTCTTTGGTATTTTGAAAAGTCCCATTCTCTTGTGTTCATCCCTGTTGTGCTGCAGGCACACTGGGTTCGATGCTGCCAGCGTCACAGGTGGCAATATTACTATCCTCTGTAGTTCATTGGTCGATACAAGAGTTGCAGGAAAATCAACATCCATGTTAGTCAAGGTCGAGACCAGGAGGAAACAGCGTTATGAAATAAGCCttatcttcctctgtgtgtccaAGTAACTCCTTCCTTGATCTTATTCTCTCCCTTCTTCCATCCAGACTGCCCCAAGGGTCCAGACATTCTGGTGGTGCTCCTGTCGGTGGCGGGGGCCATCTTGTTCCTCGGCCTGGCGGCTCTGCTCATCTGGAAGCTGCTGGTCACCATCCATGACAGACGGGAGTTCGCCAAATTTGAGGAAGAGCGCGCTCGTGCCAAGTGGGACACGGTGAGTGAATTTAGTTTGAGGTGGCATCTACTGTAGGATGGTGTATGGTTAGGGTTAACAACTAACACTAAAATTAAGGTAATTCATTATAAAATTAAATCTaagaaataacacacacacacacacacacacactcaaatgtgtatgcatgtacacacaaacacacacacacacacacacacacacacacacacacacacacacacaaggccacacacacactctcgttttctgaagatgttttttattatttctgcagCATGCTGTTACTCCCAGCAGAACAAAAGGCAACCAACGGAAGGGCTGGGTTTATATCAGCTAACGTTAATTAGCCTTTACTGGTAATGGGCCTTTTCGTGGCCTCAGACACACAGCCAAATCCCACAGGCCAGAAACCACAAAGAATCACCGTAGTGTTATAGGAGGCTCACCGAGTAACGGTAGAGAAACCATAAAGCTCACATTTAAAGGTATTTTTTACTTACATTTTCTATTGTGTAATTCAGTAGGGACTTTCAATGTGTCTTTTCTATAATCTTGAACAACAAGAgagtattttttgtttgttaaactgATTTTAATGTAGTTCTCTATGTGTGTATCTGACAAACAGGGACACAACCCTCTCTACAAAGGAGCCACCTCTACCTTCACAAACATCACATACAGAGGAAAAGACTGACGCTACTGAACAAGGACGAAGAAataaaggaagaagaggaaataatgGACTTTGTGGGAAGGCAGCGAATCATGTGCAGGCCTCTACTGTCACCTGAccataaataataattatttgtgtttgtaaatatgTAGAAATGATTCTGAGGACACATTTTTATCAGGGATTTGTCATAAACGTCCACTTATACTACACTGACAAGTAAGatattgtgttgtgtgattGATTAAGAACTGTTTTGTTGTGCAGGACAGAATAAAGGTTTGGTTCACCCAGA includes these proteins:
- the LOC117752371 gene encoding integrin beta-3-like; this translates as MGALPAQGLFWMGLLIFTGISDVCASNVCTSRGASTCKQCLAVHPSCAWCVQEDFGQGIASSSRCDLKSNLVAAGCAASSVESPISKMQVIEDRPLSNKAAGATQDVTQIKPQKVHITLRPDDAKRFTVKVRQVEDYPVDLYYLMDLSYSMNDDLFRLRTLGKGLAEAMNRTTSNLRMGFGAFVDKPLSPYMYISPKEAVKNPCYSINTTCLPQFGYKHVLSLTEEVGRFTEEVKKQMVSRNRDAPEGGFDAIIQAAVCEEQIGWRPDASHLLIFTSDAKTHVALDGRLAGIVRPNDGQCHLNSDNIYSMSTTMDYPSLALITEKMSENNINLIFAVTNPVVPLYQNYSELIPGTTVGTLSNDSGNVIQLILKAYAKIRSKVELELQDVPEELSLSFNATCLNGEVIPGLKSCSGLKIGDTVSFSVEARARGCPKEKKKTFIIKPVGFKDSLSITVSFECDCKCQAKAQLDSPKCNQGNGTYECGICLCHPGRLGPHCECAEGDYSPTEQDGCSGPAGTGGPHSAICSGRGDCVCGQCVCHSSDFGKVWGKLCECDDFNCLRYKGELCSGHGVCNCGFCQCAPDWQGENCNCSRRTDTCMSNLGLLCSGRGQCVCGACECTQPGAYGATCDKCPTCPDACTMKKECVECKHFKRGRLFEDNTCSRICKDEIVLVDELLLHDTNAVNCTYKDEDDCVERFQYYEDSSGKSILFVVKEPDCPKGPDILVVLLSVAGAILFLGLAALLIWKLLVTIHDRREFAKFEEERARAKWDTGHNPLYKGATSTFTNITYRGKD